In one Ochotona princeps isolate mOchPri1 chromosome 16, mOchPri1.hap1, whole genome shotgun sequence genomic region, the following are encoded:
- the PPP2R1A gene encoding serine/threonine-protein phosphatase 2A 65 kDa regulatory subunit A alpha isoform, which produces MAAADGDDSLYPIAVLIDELRNEDVQLRLNSIKKLSTIALALGVERTRSELLPFLTDTIYDEDEVLLALAEQLGTFTTLVGGPEYVHCLLPPLESLATVEETVVRDKAVESLRAISHEHSPSDLEAHFVPLVKRLAGGDWFTSRTSACGLFSVCYPRVSSAVKAELRQYFRNLCSDDTPMVRRAAASKLGEFAKVLELDNVKSEVIPMFSSLASDEQDSVRLLAVEACVNIAQLLPQEDLEALVMPTLRQAAEDKSWRVRYMVADKFTELQKAVGPEITKTDLVPAFQNLMKDCEAEVRAAASHKVKEFCENLSADCRENVIMTQILPCIKELVSDANQHVKSALASVIMGLSPILGKDNTIEHLLPLFLAQLKDECPEVRLNIISNLDCVNEVIGIRQLSQSLLPAIVELAEDAKWRVRLAIIEYMPLLAGQLGVEFFDEKLNSLCMAWLVDHVYAIREAATSNLKKLVEKFGKEWAHATIIPKVLAMSGDPNYLHRMTTLFCINVLSEVCGQDITTKHMLPTVLRMAGDPVANVRFNVAKSLQKIGPILDNSTLQSEVKPILEKLTQDQDVDVKYFAQEALTVLSLA; this is translated from the exons ACACCATCTACGATGAGGATGAGGTCCTCCTGGCCCTGGCGGAACAGCTGGGCACCTTCACCACCCTGGTGGGAGGCCCCGAGTATGTGCACTGCCTGCTG CCCCCGCTGGAGTCGCTGGCCACGGTGGAGGAGACGGTGGTGCGGGACAAGGCGGTGGAGTCCCTGCGGGCCATCTCACACGAGCACTCGCCCTCCGACCTGGAGGCCCACTTTGTGCCTCTGGTGAAGAGACTGGCGGGGGGCGACTGGTTCACCTCCCGCACCTCGGCCTGTGGCCTCTTCTCCGTCTGCTACCCCCGCGTGTCCAGCGCTGTGAAGGCGGAGCTGCGGCA GTATTTCCGCAACCTGTGCTCAGACGACACCCCCATGGTGCGGCGGGCCGCGGCCTCCAAGCTGGGGGAGTTTGCCAAGGTGCTGGAGCTGGACAACGTCAAGAGTGAGGTCATCCCCATGTTCTCCAGCCTGGCCTCCGACGAGCAG GACTCGGTACGGCTGCTGGCGGTGGAGGCGTGTGTGAACATcgcccagctcctgccccaggaAGATCTGGAGGCCTTGGTGATGCCCACCCTGCGCCAGGCTGCCGAGGACAAGTCTTGGCGTGTCCGCTACATGGTGGCAGACAAGTTCACAGAG CTCCAGAAAGCAGTGGGGCCCGAGATCACCAAGACAGACCTGGTCCCTGCCTTCCAGAACCTGATGAAGGACTGTGAGGCTGAGGTGAGGGCCGCAGCCTCCCACAAGGTCAAAG AATTCTGTGAAAACCTCTCTGCCGACTGCCGGGAGAATGTGATCATGACCCAGATTTTGCCCTGCATTAAG GAGCTGGTGTCCGACGCCAACCAGCACGTCAAGTCAGCCCTGGCCTCCGTCATCATGGGCCTCTCGCCCATCTTGGGCAAGGACAACACCATCGAGCACCTCCTGCccctgttcctggctcagctgaaGGACGAG TGCCCCGAGGTGCGGCTGAACATCATCTCCAACCTGGACTGCGTGAACGAGGTCATTGGCATCCGGCAGCTGTCCCAGTCCCTGCTGCCCGCCATCGTGGAGCTGGCCGAGGATGCCAAGTGGCGAGTGCGGCTGGCCATCATTGAATACATGCCCCTGCTCGCTGGGCAGCTG GGAGTGGAGTTCTTCGATGAGAAACTCAACTCTCTGTGCATGGCCTGGCTCGTGGACCACG TCTATGCCATCCGTGAAGCGGCCACCAGCAACCTGAAGAAGCTGGTGGAGAAGTTTGGGAAGGAGTGGGCCCACGCCACCATCATCCCCAAGGTTTTGGCCATGTCTGGAGACCCCAACTACTTGCACCGTATGACAACACTCTTCTGTATCAAC GTGCTGTCTGAGGTCTGTGGACAGGACATCACCACCAAGCACATGCTGCCCACCGTTCTGCGTATGGCCGGGGACCCAGTTGCCAATGTCCGCTTCAATGTGGCCAAGTCCCTACAGAAGATCGGGCCCATCCTGGACAACAG cACTCTGCAGAGCGAAGTGAAGCCCATCCTGGAGAAGTTGACCCAGGACCAGGACGTGGACGTCAAGTACTTTGCCCAGGAGGCTCTGACTG TTCTGTCTCTCGCCTGA